One stretch of Desulfovibrio desulfuricans DNA includes these proteins:
- a CDS encoding cobaltochelatase CobT-related protein, whose protein sequence is MVRTKDVLNCLPLLASILGDRYGVQVCIGGKEACTNGKVIHLPSLPIDCEPELLALAKGFTDHEAAHIRHTDFSVLKAANLDPVTFNLFNCLEDWRVEKMLSGIFPGCRRNLNWLIRRFFVEQAQPRAGDDSPALAVLDYVLLTVRAWDVDEVTPARKHAASIVEQHFPCLLGALDAILVKVYIHCPDTAAAVEYARQIAICVRQWEPPRQPSTSKCASTNDQGATPRATGEVNDSATQVDQQSEPVQAPSDLPLKALFHAEAQDLPQQLGEIMAIELANNSAESAGDALTVAVEGTRQAAPLPAEQRLQALQASIALRTRLQGFLQAQTQRRCRIGRKGTLHANSLHRLQVGNARVFQKESVQLGLNTAVHILLDVSGSMAGAPINLANRACFAVATALSRIRGVNSAVTAFPATMATNSVFPIMRHGQVVPDLFDIRASGGTPLAGALWWVLQTMLPLKEQRKMILVITDGMPDNPLAANNAIGVAQQLGFEVYGLGIRDEHITHLLPHTSKVVNDLPDLVPAMFAMLQAALLKGGAA, encoded by the coding sequence ATGGTACGCACAAAAGATGTTCTCAACTGTCTGCCCTTGCTGGCGTCCATCCTTGGCGACCGCTATGGTGTGCAGGTATGTATTGGCGGCAAGGAAGCCTGCACCAACGGTAAAGTTATCCATCTGCCATCGTTGCCCATTGATTGTGAGCCGGAATTATTGGCTTTGGCCAAGGGGTTCACAGACCATGAGGCTGCCCATATACGGCACACAGATTTTAGCGTGCTGAAAGCGGCAAACCTTGATCCAGTAACCTTCAATTTGTTCAACTGTCTTGAAGATTGGCGTGTTGAAAAAATGCTGTCAGGCATATTCCCTGGCTGCAGGAGAAATCTGAACTGGCTGATACGACGATTTTTTGTAGAGCAAGCACAGCCAAGGGCCGGGGATGATTCCCCGGCCCTTGCTGTTTTGGACTATGTGCTGTTGACAGTGCGAGCCTGGGATGTGGATGAGGTGACCCCGGCACGGAAACACGCGGCAAGCATCGTGGAGCAGCACTTCCCCTGCTTGCTAGGGGCTCTGGATGCCATCTTGGTCAAGGTTTACATCCATTGCCCGGATACTGCGGCAGCAGTCGAATATGCTCGACAAATTGCCATATGCGTCAGGCAGTGGGAACCGCCTCGACAGCCTTCAACTAGCAAATGCGCGAGCACAAACGACCAGGGAGCCACACCTAGGGCGACAGGGGAGGTCAACGATTCTGCCACACAAGTCGACCAGCAATCTGAACCGGTTCAAGCGCCGAGTGATTTACCACTCAAGGCCCTTTTCCATGCGGAGGCGCAGGATCTACCCCAGCAACTCGGCGAAATCATGGCGATTGAGCTTGCCAATAACAGCGCAGAATCCGCTGGTGACGCATTGACCGTGGCTGTGGAAGGCACCCGACAAGCAGCCCCCTTGCCAGCAGAGCAGAGGCTGCAAGCCCTTCAGGCCAGCATTGCCCTGCGCACTCGTCTTCAGGGCTTTCTGCAGGCGCAAACGCAAAGGCGATGCAGAATTGGGCGCAAGGGCACACTGCACGCCAATTCGCTACATCGGCTGCAGGTTGGCAATGCTCGTGTTTTCCAAAAAGAGTCCGTGCAACTGGGCCTCAATACGGCTGTTCATATCCTGTTGGACGTAAGCGGCAGCATGGCTGGCGCACCGATTAACCTTGCCAATAGGGCCTGCTTTGCTGTGGCAACGGCCCTGAGTCGTATCCGTGGCGTGAACTCGGCAGTAACGGCCTTTCCCGCAACCATGGCCACTAACTCGGTATTCCCCATCATGCGGCACGGGCAGGTGGTGCCAGACCTGTTTGATATTCGAGCTTCTGGCGGAACTCCCTTGGCTGGAGCCTTGTGGTGGGTTTTGCAAACCATGCTGCCCCTCAAGGAGCAACGCAAGATGATCTTGGTTATCACTGACGGCATGCCGGACAACCCGCTGGCCGCAAACAATGCCATAGGGGTGGCCCAACAACTCGGCTTTGAAGTTTATGGCCTCGGCATACGGGATGAGCACATTACGCACCTGCTGCCGCATACCAGCAAGGTGGTCAACGATCTGCCTGATCTGGTGCCTGCCATGTTTGCAATGCTGCAGGCCGCATTGCTTAAAGGCGGTGCAGCATGA
- a CDS encoding tyrosine-type recombinase/integrase, whose translation MKKSKREKSQKYAGVYFRLDTNGKERTYYIVYRQGGREAKLIEEPVGKASCGMTEAKAAQIRADRMRGKDKSNTEKRKECADIRQAERDRWTLDRIWQTYQEAHPEHKSRQRDISRYNTHIGPHFGQRTPEEMLTADIDIFKAESLKAGKSNGTIQRVISQLRAIINFGVKRGLCQPLHPGRLTIESIHVDGEKTEMLTKEQVVHLLEALDAESDQDAAALIRLAMVTGMRKGALLALQWGDCDFVRNIITLRGASAKKGVTEHVPMNEAARTILLKLSRTGSSFVFPGRDGGQRKDYRRIARRVKKNAGLPDDFRPLHGLRHHFASFLASSGKVDLYTLQKLLTHSSPQMTQRYAHLADEAMKQAAGVADSIINRTPTEIERGMHRVGEDDNDNA comes from the coding sequence ATGAAAAAATCAAAACGCGAAAAATCTCAAAAATATGCAGGAGTCTACTTCAGGCTCGATACCAACGGTAAAGAACGTACTTACTACATTGTTTACCGCCAGGGAGGACGAGAGGCCAAACTCATTGAGGAGCCTGTCGGTAAGGCTTCTTGTGGCATGACCGAAGCAAAGGCTGCGCAAATTAGGGCAGATAGAATGCGCGGCAAGGACAAATCCAACACAGAAAAAAGAAAGGAGTGCGCTGATATACGTCAGGCTGAGCGCGATCGCTGGACTTTAGATCGCATCTGGCAGACATACCAAGAGGCGCATCCTGAACACAAAAGCCGTCAGCGGGACATTAGCCGATACAACACCCATATTGGACCACATTTTGGACAACGAACCCCTGAAGAGATGCTCACCGCAGACATTGACATCTTCAAAGCCGAAAGCCTCAAGGCGGGCAAATCCAATGGTACCATTCAGAGGGTCATTTCTCAGCTACGGGCAATAATAAACTTTGGTGTCAAACGTGGTCTCTGCCAGCCCTTACATCCGGGGCGGCTTACCATAGAGTCTATCCATGTTGATGGAGAAAAAACAGAAATGCTAACCAAGGAGCAAGTCGTGCATCTACTTGAGGCCTTGGACGCGGAGTCGGATCAGGATGCAGCGGCTCTAATCCGGCTTGCTATGGTAACGGGCATGCGCAAAGGTGCTTTGCTTGCTCTGCAATGGGGAGATTGTGATTTTGTTCGGAATATAATTACATTGCGTGGGGCATCTGCCAAGAAAGGCGTTACCGAACATGTACCCATGAATGAAGCTGCCCGCACAATCTTGCTAAAACTATCGCGTACGGGAAGCTCCTTCGTATTTCCAGGTAGGGATGGAGGCCAGCGAAAGGACTATCGGCGCATAGCCCGGCGAGTAAAAAAAAATGCGGGCTTACCTGATGATTTTCGTCCATTGCATGGGCTTCGACATCATTTTGCCAGCTTTCTTGCGTCAAGTGGCAAAGTTGACTTATATACCTTGCAGAAGCTTCTGACCCATTCAAGCCCGCAAATGACGCAACGCTATGCGCATTTGGCGGATGAAGCAATGAAGCAAGCTGCTGGCGTGGCGGATTCAATCATTAATAGGACACCCACAGAAATTGAAAGAGGGATGCACAGAGTAGGAGAAGATGACAATGACAATGCCTAA
- a CDS encoding mannose-1-phosphate guanylyltransferase/mannose-6-phosphate isomerase gives MQNIAPVILCGGSGTRLWPLSRETYPKQFVDMGGGKTLFKDTVLRAKHTPDSMEPVIVCNEAHRFYVTAELYECGVHGKILLEPAPRNTAPAIALAAFALQEDGADPLMLVLPSDHAIGDEGIFFEGVKRAAPLAEQGRIVTFGIAPTGPETGFGYIEQGEALGANGYRVARFVEKPDAGKAAGMLAKDGYSWNSGMFLLRASVYLKELERFAPQIYAACAAAWKGRKDDQAFSRPDSDAFLSSPSDSIDYAVMEQTDLAAVVPLGVSWSDLGSWEAFYQVGQQDDSGNVCSGDVMTEGAEDCYFNANHRLLAAIGVSGLVVVETQDAVLVAPRDRVQDVKKIVGRLQSAQRPECRQHPLVYRPWGSYETLVMDGRFQVKRIIVNPGAELSLQMHHHRAEHWVVVSGTAEVTNGDLVKLFTENQSTYIPVGTMHRLKNPGVIPLVLIEIQSGSYLGEDDIVRFADVYGREGQLC, from the coding sequence ATGCAGAATATTGCCCCTGTGATTCTGTGCGGTGGTAGTGGTACGCGTTTGTGGCCGCTTTCGCGCGAAACATACCCAAAGCAGTTTGTGGATATGGGCGGCGGGAAAACGCTGTTCAAGGATACTGTGCTGCGGGCGAAGCACACGCCGGACAGCATGGAGCCTGTAATTGTATGCAATGAGGCTCACCGTTTTTATGTGACCGCCGAACTGTACGAATGCGGCGTGCATGGTAAAATCCTGCTGGAACCCGCGCCGCGCAACACTGCTCCGGCTATTGCGCTGGCGGCCTTTGCCCTGCAGGAAGACGGCGCAGATCCGCTCATGCTGGTATTGCCCTCTGACCATGCCATTGGCGATGAAGGCATCTTTTTTGAAGGCGTAAAACGCGCGGCGCCCCTGGCGGAACAGGGGCGTATTGTCACCTTTGGCATAGCCCCCACCGGCCCGGAGACCGGCTTTGGCTACATTGAACAGGGCGAAGCCCTTGGAGCTAACGGCTACAGGGTTGCCCGGTTTGTGGAAAAACCCGATGCGGGCAAAGCTGCGGGCATGCTGGCCAAGGACGGTTATTCGTGGAACAGCGGCATGTTTTTGCTGCGGGCTTCTGTGTATCTGAAAGAGCTGGAACGATTTGCTCCCCAGATATACGCCGCCTGCGCTGCCGCCTGGAAGGGCCGCAAGGATGATCAGGCCTTTTCCCGCCCAGACAGTGATGCTTTTCTTTCCTCCCCGTCTGATTCCATAGACTATGCGGTCATGGAGCAAACGGATCTGGCGGCGGTTGTGCCGCTGGGCGTCAGCTGGAGCGACCTTGGCTCGTGGGAAGCCTTTTATCAGGTAGGGCAGCAGGACGACTCCGGCAACGTATGCTCTGGCGATGTTATGACCGAGGGTGCCGAGGATTGCTATTTTAACGCCAACCACAGGCTGCTGGCGGCCATAGGCGTGAGCGGGCTTGTGGTTGTGGAAACGCAGGATGCCGTGCTTGTTGCGCCGCGCGACCGTGTGCAGGACGTAAAAAAGATTGTTGGCCGCCTGCAAAGCGCACAGCGGCCTGAATGCAGGCAACATCCCCTGGTGTACCGCCCGTGGGGCAGTTATGAAACCCTTGTCATGGACGGGCGTTTTCAGGTCAAGCGCATCATTGTGAACCCCGGCGCCGAGCTTTCTTTGCAGATGCATCACCACCGCGCCGAGCATTGGGTCGTAGTGAGCGGCACGGCAGAAGTGACCAACGGCGATCTGGTTAAACTGTTTACGGAAAACCAGTCGACCTACATACCTGTCGGCACCATGCATCGCTTGAAAAATCCGGGAGTTATCCCTCTGGTGCTTATAGAAATCCAGTCTGGCTCCTATCTGGGGGAGGACGATATCGTGCGCTTTGCAGATGTGTACGGGAGGGAAGGGCAGCTCTGCTGA
- a CDS encoding phosphomannomutase, which translates to MGNSLSCFKAYDIRGRVPGVLNAPLARALGRAVVEILGAKSVVIGRDARLSGPELRDALALGLHEAGAQVTDIGMCGTEEIYYAAANQPFGAGVMITGSHNPADENGFKLVRGGAIPISGDSGLFALRDRVEAILAESGDTAGSLDVSPLQHASFRADYVAWLLEYSGAGQLAPVAGRKPLKIVGDAGNGCAGLVLNDLMAALPFEFVCRQMQPDGTFPDGVPNPLLPERRAATAAAVRESGADMGVAWDGDFDRCFFYDADGNFIEGYYCIGLLAQELLRRVPGGKVVHDTRVYWNTREVVQAAGGQPVMGKTGHAFMKERMRAEDAVYGGEMSAHHYFRDFAYCDSGMLPWLLVASLLHRTGKPLAALVAERMAAYPCSGEINRRVQDAPALMRQVRDRYAPSALHEDSMDGVNLEFTDWRFNLRMSNTEPLLRLNVESRGNSVLMEEKTAEILRFLDEQGGAIPA; encoded by the coding sequence ATGGGCAATTCACTTTCATGCTTCAAAGCCTACGATATCCGGGGCCGTGTGCCGGGCGTTCTCAATGCGCCGCTGGCCCGTGCACTGGGCAGGGCCGTTGTTGAAATACTGGGCGCAAAAAGTGTTGTAATTGGACGTGATGCCCGGCTTTCCGGCCCCGAACTGCGAGATGCGCTGGCCTTGGGTTTGCATGAGGCCGGGGCGCAGGTGACGGACATAGGTATGTGCGGCACGGAAGAAATCTATTATGCCGCCGCAAATCAGCCCTTTGGGGCGGGCGTCATGATTACGGGCAGTCATAACCCGGCGGACGAAAACGGCTTCAAGCTGGTGCGCGGCGGGGCCATACCCATCAGTGGCGATTCCGGCCTGTTTGCCCTGCGCGACCGGGTTGAGGCCATTCTTGCCGAGAGCGGCGACACTGCCGGGTCCCTTGATGTCTCCCCTCTGCAGCATGCCTCGTTCCGTGCCGACTATGTGGCCTGGCTGCTGGAATACAGCGGGGCTGGGCAGCTTGCCCCGGTTGCTGGCCGCAAACCCCTGAAGATTGTGGGTGACGCTGGTAATGGCTGCGCCGGACTGGTGCTGAACGATCTGATGGCAGCGTTGCCCTTTGAATTTGTCTGCCGGCAGATGCAGCCGGACGGAACTTTTCCCGATGGCGTACCCAACCCCCTGCTGCCGGAGCGCCGGGCGGCCACAGCCGCTGCCGTGCGCGAGTCTGGCGCGGACATGGGCGTAGCCTGGGACGGCGATTTTGACCGCTGTTTTTTTTATGACGCGGACGGCAATTTTATTGAAGGTTACTACTGCATAGGCCTGCTGGCGCAGGAACTGCTGCGGCGTGTGCCTGGCGGCAAGGTGGTGCACGACACCAGAGTGTACTGGAACACCCGCGAGGTGGTGCAGGCCGCAGGCGGCCAGCCCGTAATGGGCAAGACTGGACACGCCTTCATGAAGGAACGCATGCGCGCCGAAGATGCCGTGTATGGCGGCGAGATGAGCGCACATCATTATTTTCGCGATTTTGCGTACTGCGACTCGGGTATGCTGCCCTGGCTGCTGGTGGCCTCGTTGCTGCACCGCACAGGCAAGCCCCTGGCTGCGCTGGTGGCAGAACGCATGGCGGCCTATCCGTGCAGCGGTGAAATCAACCGTCGTGTGCAGGATGCACCCGCCCTCATGCGGCAGGTGAGGGATCGTTACGCGCCTTCGGCTCTGCACGAAGACAGCATGGACGGCGTTAATCTGGAATTTACCGACTGGCGTTTCAATCTGCGCATGTCCAATACCGAACCCCTGCTGCGCCTGAATGTGGAGAGCAGGGGGAACAGTGTGCTGATGGAAGAAAAAACGGCTGAAATACTGCGGTTTCTGGACGAACAGGGCGGGGCCATACCTGCCTGA